A stretch of the Oncorhynchus clarkii lewisi isolate Uvic-CL-2024 chromosome 9, UVic_Ocla_1.0, whole genome shotgun sequence genome encodes the following:
- the LOC139416284 gene encoding calcium-responsive transactivator-like isoform X3 produces MSVAFSSARPRSKGEVTQQTIQKMLDENHHLIQCIMDYQSKGKTAECTQYQQILHRNLVYLATIADSNQNMQSLLPAPPTPNMGSIGAGGMGQSGGRGPLHSQSNLNDTMTPGLPPTSMLQSQMSNVSMMHQQSATPHYPSTQTGGGQQQYQGQQAAMGMLGQSGQGNNMMSQRPMGTYRPTQQGSAPQYMGQDDFYGEQYGHTQSSSEPINQQYYSDGHGEYSYQQSSYGEQGYERSFDESSQHYYEGGNSQYSQQQAQYQQGSGQQQPFSQQQYPSQQGYSGQPQGYGPGQGAQSQYSQYQQGQGQQYSSYRSQASSGAQTQRPYAYEQVQLQLPPTPRFEEDRAVQQNIGVNMETTSNKAPPPGQTGGQVRQGNSSVNNPQQSCVNQSLSK; encoded by the exons ATGTCGGTGGCATTTTCATCGGCGCGCCCAAGGAGCAAAGGGGAGGTGACACAGCAAACGATACAAAAG ATGCTGGATGAAAATCACCATCTGATACAATGCATAATGGATTACCAGAGCAAAGGAAAAACAGCAGAATGCACACA GTATCAGCAGATCCTTCACAGAAACCTAGTCTATCTGGCCACGATAGCAGATTCTAATCAGAACATGCAGTCATTGTTACCTGCA cCTCCTACCCCTAACATGGGGAGTATAGGTGCTGGAGGAATGGGACAGAGCGGAGGCAGAGGGCCCCTACACTCCCAGAGTAACCTCAACGACACCATGACCCCTGGCCTGCCCCCTACCTCTATGTTGCAGAGTCAGATGAGCAATG TCTCCATGATGCACCAGCAGTCGGCAACACCTCATTACCCCTCAACCCAGACTGGTGGCGGACAGCAGCAGTACCAGGGTCAGCAGGCTGCTATGGGCATGTTGGGGCAGAGCGGACAAGGCAACAACATGATGAGCCAGAGGCCGATGGGGACCTACCGACCCACACAGCAAG GATCTGCACCGCAGTACATGGGACAAGACGATTTCTACGGAGAGCAGTACGGACACACTCAGAGCTCCAGCGAGCCCATAAACCAGCAGTATTACTCTGATG GTCATGGGGAGTACTCCTACCAACAATCATCCTACGGTGAACAGGGCTATGAGAGGTCCTTTGATGAGTCCTCACAGCACTACTACGAAGGAG GCAACTCCCAGTACAGTCAGCAGCAGGCCCAGTACCAGCAGGGGTCAGGCCAGCAGCAGCCCTTCAGCCAACAACAGTACCCCTCACAGCAGGGCTACAGCGGACAGCCACAGGGCTACg GTCCAGGTCAGGGTGCGCAGTCCCAGTACTCCCAGTACCAGCAGGGTCAGGGCCAGCAGTACAGCTCCTACCGCTCCCAGGCTTCCTCTGGGGCACAGACACAGAGGCCCTACGCCTACGAACAGGTACAACTACAGCTACCCCCAACCCCACGTTTTGAGGAGGACCGTGCTGTCCAACAAAACATTGG GGTCAATATGGAAACTACCAGCAATAAGGCACCACCTCCTGGGCAAACTGGTGGACAAGTTAGGCAAGGGAACAGTTCTGTGAATAACCCCCAACAGTCGTGTGTAAACCAGTCTCTGAGTAAATGA
- the LOC139416284 gene encoding calcium-responsive transactivator-like isoform X2, with protein sequence MSVAFSSARPRSKGEVTQQTIQKMLDENHHLIQCIMDYQSKGKTAECTQYQQILHRNLVYLATIADSNQNMQSLLPAPPTPNMGSIGAGGMGQSGGRGPLHSQSNLNDTMTPGLPPTSMLQSQMSNGPSHAPMQQQAGQTQSAGPSSTSLSLPASTHGSASGYSHPVPPSSQGSMIQGLGPDYGSSSSSSTSSRSNLNMQSNTVSMMHQQSATPHYPSTQTGGGQQQYQGQQAAMGMLGQSGQGNNMMSQRPMGTYRPTQQGSAPQYMGQDDFYGEQYGHTQSSSEPINQQYYSDGHGEYSYQQSSYGEQGYERSFDESSQHYYEGGNSQYSQQQAQYQQGSGQQQPFSQQQYPSQQGYSGQPQGYGPGQGAQSQYSQYQQGQGQQYSSYRSQASSGAQTQRPYAYEQGQYGNYQQ encoded by the exons ATGTCGGTGGCATTTTCATCGGCGCGCCCAAGGAGCAAAGGGGAGGTGACACAGCAAACGATACAAAAG ATGCTGGATGAAAATCACCATCTGATACAATGCATAATGGATTACCAGAGCAAAGGAAAAACAGCAGAATGCACACA GTATCAGCAGATCCTTCACAGAAACCTAGTCTATCTGGCCACGATAGCAGATTCTAATCAGAACATGCAGTCATTGTTACCTGCA cCTCCTACCCCTAACATGGGGAGTATAGGTGCTGGAGGAATGGGACAGAGCGGAGGCAGAGGGCCCCTACACTCCCAGAGTAACCTCAACGACACCATGACCCCTGGCCTGCCCCCTACCTCTATGTTGCAGAGTCAGATGAGCAATG GCCCCAGCCACGCTCCCATGCAGCAGCAGGCGGGTCAGACACAGTCGGCTGGGCCCTCATCCACGTCCCTCAGCCTGCCAGCCAGCACCCACGGCTCAGCCTCCGGCTACAGCCACCCCGTGCCCCCCTCCTCCCAGGGCAGCATGATCCAGGGCCTTGGCCCAGACTACggttcttcctcttcctcttctaccTCCTCCCGCAGCAACCTCAACATGCAGTCTAACACAG TCTCCATGATGCACCAGCAGTCGGCAACACCTCATTACCCCTCAACCCAGACTGGTGGCGGACAGCAGCAGTACCAGGGTCAGCAGGCTGCTATGGGCATGTTGGGGCAGAGCGGACAAGGCAACAACATGATGAGCCAGAGGCCGATGGGGACCTACCGACCCACACAGCAAG GATCTGCACCGCAGTACATGGGACAAGACGATTTCTACGGAGAGCAGTACGGACACACTCAGAGCTCCAGCGAGCCCATAAACCAGCAGTATTACTCTGATG GTCATGGGGAGTACTCCTACCAACAATCATCCTACGGTGAACAGGGCTATGAGAGGTCCTTTGATGAGTCCTCACAGCACTACTACGAAGGAG GCAACTCCCAGTACAGTCAGCAGCAGGCCCAGTACCAGCAGGGGTCAGGCCAGCAGCAGCCCTTCAGCCAACAACAGTACCCCTCACAGCAGGGCTACAGCGGACAGCCACAGGGCTACg GTCCAGGTCAGGGTGCGCAGTCCCAGTACTCCCAGTACCAGCAGGGTCAGGGCCAGCAGTACAGCTCCTACCGCTCCCAGGCTTCCTCTGGGGCACAGACACAGAGGCCCTACGCCTACGAACAG GGTCAATATGGAAACTACCAGCAATAA
- the LOC139416285 gene encoding proteasome subunit alpha type-7-like, translating into MSYDRAITVFSPDGHLFQVEYAQEAVKKGSTAVGVRGKNVVVLGVEKKTVAKLQDDRTVRKICALDDNVFMAFAGLTADARIVVNRARVECQSHRLTVEDPVTVEYITRFISSIKQRYTQSNGRRPFGISSLIVGFDFDGTPHLYQTDPSGTYHAWKANAIGRSAKTVREFLEKNYKEEHMESDTDTIKLAIRALLEVVQSGGKNIELAIMKRDESMKILVQEEIEEYVTAIEKEKEEAEKQKKKT; encoded by the exons ATGAGCTACGATCGTGCAATCACAGTGTTCTCACCTGATGGCCACTTATTCCAGGTGGAATACGCACAGGAGGCGGTCAAAAAAGGTTCAACCGCT GTTGGAGTGCGAGGAAAAAACGTCGTTGTGCTAGGAGTGGAGAAGAAAACTGTCGCCAAGCTCCAAGATGACAGAACAGTGCGCAAAATCTGTGCCTTGGATGACAACGTCTTCATGGCCTTTGCAG GGTTGACGGCAGATGCCAGGATCGTTGTTAACAGGGCTAGGGTGGAGTGTCAGAGTCACAGGCTTACAGTGGAAGACCCTGTGACTGTGGAGTACATCACACGCTTCATTTCCAGCATCAAacag CGCTACACCCAAAGCAATGGGCGAAGGCCCTTTGGCATCTCCTCCCTCATTGTGGGGTTTGATTTCGATGGAACACCCCATCTGTACCAAACTGACCCTTCAGGAACATATCATGCCTGGAAG GCAAATGCCATTGGAAGATCTGCCAAGACTGTACGTGAGTTTCTAGAGAAGAACTATAAAGAGGAGCATATGGAATCCGATACAGACACCATTAAACTGGCCATCAGAGCGCTACTTGAG GTTGTCCAGTCAGGGGGAAAGAACATTGAGCTGGCCATAATGAAGCGGGATGAATCAATGAAG ATTCTGGTCCAAGAGGAAATTGAGGAATATGTCACGGCTATTGAAAAGGAAAAGGAGGAAGCAGAGAAACAAAAGAAGAAAACATGA
- the LOC139416284 gene encoding calcium-responsive transactivator-like isoform X1 gives MSVAFSSARPRSKGEVTQQTIQKMLDENHHLIQCIMDYQSKGKTAECTQYQQILHRNLVYLATIADSNQNMQSLLPAPPTPNMGSIGAGGMGQSGGRGPLHSQSNLNDTMTPGLPPTSMLQSQMSNGPSHAPMQQQAGQTQSAGPSSTSLSLPASTHGSASGYSHPVPPSSQGSMIQGLGPDYGSSSSSSTSSRSNLNMQSNTVSMMHQQSATPHYPSTQTGGGQQQYQGQQAAMGMLGQSGQGNNMMSQRPMGTYRPTQQGSAPQYMGQDDFYGEQYGHTQSSSEPINQQYYSDGHGEYSYQQSSYGEQGYERSFDESSQHYYEGGNSQYSQQQAQYQQGSGQQQPFSQQQYPSQQGYSGQPQGYGPGQGAQSQYSQYQQGQGQQYSSYRSQASSGAQTQRPYAYEQVQLQLPPTPRFEEDRAVQQNIGVNMETTSNKAPPPGQTGGQVRQGNSSVNNPQQSCVNQSLSK, from the exons ATGTCGGTGGCATTTTCATCGGCGCGCCCAAGGAGCAAAGGGGAGGTGACACAGCAAACGATACAAAAG ATGCTGGATGAAAATCACCATCTGATACAATGCATAATGGATTACCAGAGCAAAGGAAAAACAGCAGAATGCACACA GTATCAGCAGATCCTTCACAGAAACCTAGTCTATCTGGCCACGATAGCAGATTCTAATCAGAACATGCAGTCATTGTTACCTGCA cCTCCTACCCCTAACATGGGGAGTATAGGTGCTGGAGGAATGGGACAGAGCGGAGGCAGAGGGCCCCTACACTCCCAGAGTAACCTCAACGACACCATGACCCCTGGCCTGCCCCCTACCTCTATGTTGCAGAGTCAGATGAGCAATG GCCCCAGCCACGCTCCCATGCAGCAGCAGGCGGGTCAGACACAGTCGGCTGGGCCCTCATCCACGTCCCTCAGCCTGCCAGCCAGCACCCACGGCTCAGCCTCCGGCTACAGCCACCCCGTGCCCCCCTCCTCCCAGGGCAGCATGATCCAGGGCCTTGGCCCAGACTACggttcttcctcttcctcttctaccTCCTCCCGCAGCAACCTCAACATGCAGTCTAACACAG TCTCCATGATGCACCAGCAGTCGGCAACACCTCATTACCCCTCAACCCAGACTGGTGGCGGACAGCAGCAGTACCAGGGTCAGCAGGCTGCTATGGGCATGTTGGGGCAGAGCGGACAAGGCAACAACATGATGAGCCAGAGGCCGATGGGGACCTACCGACCCACACAGCAAG GATCTGCACCGCAGTACATGGGACAAGACGATTTCTACGGAGAGCAGTACGGACACACTCAGAGCTCCAGCGAGCCCATAAACCAGCAGTATTACTCTGATG GTCATGGGGAGTACTCCTACCAACAATCATCCTACGGTGAACAGGGCTATGAGAGGTCCTTTGATGAGTCCTCACAGCACTACTACGAAGGAG GCAACTCCCAGTACAGTCAGCAGCAGGCCCAGTACCAGCAGGGGTCAGGCCAGCAGCAGCCCTTCAGCCAACAACAGTACCCCTCACAGCAGGGCTACAGCGGACAGCCACAGGGCTACg GTCCAGGTCAGGGTGCGCAGTCCCAGTACTCCCAGTACCAGCAGGGTCAGGGCCAGCAGTACAGCTCCTACCGCTCCCAGGCTTCCTCTGGGGCACAGACACAGAGGCCCTACGCCTACGAACAGGTACAACTACAGCTACCCCCAACCCCACGTTTTGAGGAGGACCGTGCTGTCCAACAAAACATTGG GGTCAATATGGAAACTACCAGCAATAAGGCACCACCTCCTGGGCAAACTGGTGGACAAGTTAGGCAAGGGAACAGTTCTGTGAATAACCCCCAACAGTCGTGTGTAAACCAGTCTCTGAGTAAATGA
- the LOC139416284 gene encoding calcium-responsive transactivator-like isoform X6 has translation MHNGLPEQRKNSRMHTVGVTPVLIVLSQMHVMYQQILHRNLVYLATIADSNQNMQSLLPAPPTPNMGSIGAGGMGQSGGRGPLHSQSNLNDTMTPGLPPTSMLQSQMSNVSMMHQQSATPHYPSTQTGGGQQQYQGQQAAMGMLGQSGQGNNMMSQRPMGTYRPTQQGHGEYSYQQSSYGEQGYERSFDESSQHYYEGGNSQYSQQQAQYQQGSGQQQPFSQQQYPSQQGYSGQPQGYGPGQGAQSQYSQYQQGQGQQYSSYRSQASSGAQTQRPYAYEQVQLQLPPTPRFEEDRAVQQNIGVNMETTSNKAPPPGQTGGQVRQGNSSVNNPQQSCVNQSLSK, from the exons ATGCATAATGGATTACCAGAGCAAAGGAAAAACAGCAGAATGCACACAGTAGGAGTTACACCTGTCCTCATAGTGTTGTCACAGATGCATGTTAT GTATCAGCAGATCCTTCACAGAAACCTAGTCTATCTGGCCACGATAGCAGATTCTAATCAGAACATGCAGTCATTGTTACCTGCA cCTCCTACCCCTAACATGGGGAGTATAGGTGCTGGAGGAATGGGACAGAGCGGAGGCAGAGGGCCCCTACACTCCCAGAGTAACCTCAACGACACCATGACCCCTGGCCTGCCCCCTACCTCTATGTTGCAGAGTCAGATGAGCAATG TCTCCATGATGCACCAGCAGTCGGCAACACCTCATTACCCCTCAACCCAGACTGGTGGCGGACAGCAGCAGTACCAGGGTCAGCAGGCTGCTATGGGCATGTTGGGGCAGAGCGGACAAGGCAACAACATGATGAGCCAGAGGCCGATGGGGACCTACCGACCCACACAGCAAG GTCATGGGGAGTACTCCTACCAACAATCATCCTACGGTGAACAGGGCTATGAGAGGTCCTTTGATGAGTCCTCACAGCACTACTACGAAGGAG GCAACTCCCAGTACAGTCAGCAGCAGGCCCAGTACCAGCAGGGGTCAGGCCAGCAGCAGCCCTTCAGCCAACAACAGTACCCCTCACAGCAGGGCTACAGCGGACAGCCACAGGGCTACg GTCCAGGTCAGGGTGCGCAGTCCCAGTACTCCCAGTACCAGCAGGGTCAGGGCCAGCAGTACAGCTCCTACCGCTCCCAGGCTTCCTCTGGGGCACAGACACAGAGGCCCTACGCCTACGAACAGGTACAACTACAGCTACCCCCAACCCCACGTTTTGAGGAGGACCGTGCTGTCCAACAAAACATTGG GGTCAATATGGAAACTACCAGCAATAAGGCACCACCTCCTGGGCAAACTGGTGGACAAGTTAGGCAAGGGAACAGTTCTGTGAATAACCCCCAACAGTCGTGTGTAAACCAGTCTCTGAGTAAATGA
- the LOC139416284 gene encoding calcium-responsive transactivator-like isoform X5 produces the protein MSVAFSSARPRSKGEVTQQTIQKMLDENHHLIQCIMDYQSKGKTAECTQYQQILHRNLVYLATIADSNQNMQSLLPAPPTPNMGSIGAGGMGQSGGRGPLHSQSNLNDTMTPGLPPTSMLQSQMSNVSMMHQQSATPHYPSTQTGGGQQQYQGQQAAMGMLGQSGQGNNMMSQRPMGTYRPTQQGHGEYSYQQSSYGEQGYERSFDESSQHYYEGGNSQYSQQQAQYQQGSGQQQPFSQQQYPSQQGYSGQPQGYGPGQGAQSQYSQYQQGQGQQYSSYRSQASSGAQTQRPYAYEQVQLQLPPTPRFEEDRAVQQNIGVNMETTSNKAPPPGQTGGQVRQGNSSVNNPQQSCVNQSLSK, from the exons ATGTCGGTGGCATTTTCATCGGCGCGCCCAAGGAGCAAAGGGGAGGTGACACAGCAAACGATACAAAAG ATGCTGGATGAAAATCACCATCTGATACAATGCATAATGGATTACCAGAGCAAAGGAAAAACAGCAGAATGCACACA GTATCAGCAGATCCTTCACAGAAACCTAGTCTATCTGGCCACGATAGCAGATTCTAATCAGAACATGCAGTCATTGTTACCTGCA cCTCCTACCCCTAACATGGGGAGTATAGGTGCTGGAGGAATGGGACAGAGCGGAGGCAGAGGGCCCCTACACTCCCAGAGTAACCTCAACGACACCATGACCCCTGGCCTGCCCCCTACCTCTATGTTGCAGAGTCAGATGAGCAATG TCTCCATGATGCACCAGCAGTCGGCAACACCTCATTACCCCTCAACCCAGACTGGTGGCGGACAGCAGCAGTACCAGGGTCAGCAGGCTGCTATGGGCATGTTGGGGCAGAGCGGACAAGGCAACAACATGATGAGCCAGAGGCCGATGGGGACCTACCGACCCACACAGCAAG GTCATGGGGAGTACTCCTACCAACAATCATCCTACGGTGAACAGGGCTATGAGAGGTCCTTTGATGAGTCCTCACAGCACTACTACGAAGGAG GCAACTCCCAGTACAGTCAGCAGCAGGCCCAGTACCAGCAGGGGTCAGGCCAGCAGCAGCCCTTCAGCCAACAACAGTACCCCTCACAGCAGGGCTACAGCGGACAGCCACAGGGCTACg GTCCAGGTCAGGGTGCGCAGTCCCAGTACTCCCAGTACCAGCAGGGTCAGGGCCAGCAGTACAGCTCCTACCGCTCCCAGGCTTCCTCTGGGGCACAGACACAGAGGCCCTACGCCTACGAACAGGTACAACTACAGCTACCCCCAACCCCACGTTTTGAGGAGGACCGTGCTGTCCAACAAAACATTGG GGTCAATATGGAAACTACCAGCAATAAGGCACCACCTCCTGGGCAAACTGGTGGACAAGTTAGGCAAGGGAACAGTTCTGTGAATAACCCCCAACAGTCGTGTGTAAACCAGTCTCTGAGTAAATGA
- the LOC139416284 gene encoding calcium-responsive transactivator-like isoform X4, with amino-acid sequence MHNGLPEQRKNSRMHTVGVTPVLIVLSQMHVMYQQILHRNLVYLATIADSNQNMQSLLPAPPTPNMGSIGAGGMGQSGGRGPLHSQSNLNDTMTPGLPPTSMLQSQMSNGPSHAPMQQQAGQTQSAGPSSTSLSLPASTHGSASGYSHPVPPSSQGSMIQGLGPDYGSSSSSSTSSRSNLNMQSNTVSMMHQQSATPHYPSTQTGGGQQQYQGQQAAMGMLGQSGQGNNMMSQRPMGTYRPTQQGHGEYSYQQSSYGEQGYERSFDESSQHYYEGGNSQYSQQQAQYQQGSGQQQPFSQQQYPSQQGYSGQPQGYGPGQGAQSQYSQYQQGQGQQYSSYRSQASSGAQTQRPYAYEQVQLQLPPTPRFEEDRAVQQNIGVNMETTSNKAPPPGQTGGQVRQGNSSVNNPQQSCVNQSLSK; translated from the exons ATGCATAATGGATTACCAGAGCAAAGGAAAAACAGCAGAATGCACACAGTAGGAGTTACACCTGTCCTCATAGTGTTGTCACAGATGCATGTTAT GTATCAGCAGATCCTTCACAGAAACCTAGTCTATCTGGCCACGATAGCAGATTCTAATCAGAACATGCAGTCATTGTTACCTGCA cCTCCTACCCCTAACATGGGGAGTATAGGTGCTGGAGGAATGGGACAGAGCGGAGGCAGAGGGCCCCTACACTCCCAGAGTAACCTCAACGACACCATGACCCCTGGCCTGCCCCCTACCTCTATGTTGCAGAGTCAGATGAGCAATG GCCCCAGCCACGCTCCCATGCAGCAGCAGGCGGGTCAGACACAGTCGGCTGGGCCCTCATCCACGTCCCTCAGCCTGCCAGCCAGCACCCACGGCTCAGCCTCCGGCTACAGCCACCCCGTGCCCCCCTCCTCCCAGGGCAGCATGATCCAGGGCCTTGGCCCAGACTACggttcttcctcttcctcttctaccTCCTCCCGCAGCAACCTCAACATGCAGTCTAACACAG TCTCCATGATGCACCAGCAGTCGGCAACACCTCATTACCCCTCAACCCAGACTGGTGGCGGACAGCAGCAGTACCAGGGTCAGCAGGCTGCTATGGGCATGTTGGGGCAGAGCGGACAAGGCAACAACATGATGAGCCAGAGGCCGATGGGGACCTACCGACCCACACAGCAAG GTCATGGGGAGTACTCCTACCAACAATCATCCTACGGTGAACAGGGCTATGAGAGGTCCTTTGATGAGTCCTCACAGCACTACTACGAAGGAG GCAACTCCCAGTACAGTCAGCAGCAGGCCCAGTACCAGCAGGGGTCAGGCCAGCAGCAGCCCTTCAGCCAACAACAGTACCCCTCACAGCAGGGCTACAGCGGACAGCCACAGGGCTACg GTCCAGGTCAGGGTGCGCAGTCCCAGTACTCCCAGTACCAGCAGGGTCAGGGCCAGCAGTACAGCTCCTACCGCTCCCAGGCTTCCTCTGGGGCACAGACACAGAGGCCCTACGCCTACGAACAGGTACAACTACAGCTACCCCCAACCCCACGTTTTGAGGAGGACCGTGCTGTCCAACAAAACATTGG GGTCAATATGGAAACTACCAGCAATAAGGCACCACCTCCTGGGCAAACTGGTGGACAAGTTAGGCAAGGGAACAGTTCTGTGAATAACCCCCAACAGTCGTGTGTAAACCAGTCTCTGAGTAAATGA